TGAGGGAGCTGGATAACGGCTGGCTGGCGGGCATGCATCTTCCCCAGATTCCGACACAAGCCTGCGTCATAATGGCCAGCTTATCCTATTTGAATTCGTCCATGCAGGGTCCCATCATGATTTCTTCCTCCACGCCCGAAACCGTCATCGATCTGGCCGGGCTCTGGCGCCTGACCTCGCTGGAAGGAGACCATACGACCGACCTTACCGTGCCGGGAGACGTTCACAGCGCACTCAAAAACGCGGGCATCATTCCAGACCCCTATCACGGTGCCAATGAAAATGCGGTGCAATGGGTCGCGCATCGGGACTGGATCATAGAGCGGACCTTCATCCTCGATGACGCCGATGCCAGCTGGTATCTCGATATAGATTATCTCGACACCGTCGCGATCGTCTTCGTCAACGATGTCCCGGTCTTGAGTTCGGACAATTGCTTCCGACGTTACCGTCCCGATGTGTCTCGCGCCGTGCGGCCCGGTGAAAACACCATTCGTATCCATTTCCACTCCAACATCGCAGCCGGGGCGGAACGGCAGGCGCGACAACCTTTTTACATTCCCCATCATGAGGGCAACTCGCCGATTGCCAACGGCAACATGTTGCGCAAGCCACAGTGCCATTTCGGCTGGGACTGGAATATCGCGATCGCTCCGCTCGGCCTTTATGGCAAAATCCTGCTGAAGCGCCTCGATACGGCACGGGTCGAACACGTCGTCACCTCACAACATCATGTCGAGGGCGGCGTCGAGCTGCATGTGGCAATCACGCTGTTTGCCGAAGGTCCGGCGAGCCTTCCGCTCTATCTTTCCCTCAACGACGAAAGGCTGCGGCTTGATTGCGGCGTGGGTGCGGGTGAGACGGTGGTGCGCCACGTCTTCTTCGTAGAAGAGCCCGCGCTCTGGTGGCCGGCGGGCAGCGGCGAACAGACGCTCTACACGTTGGCGGTGGAGTTGCCGGATGAAACCGTCACCCGCAGGATCGGCTTCAGGACCATTGAACTTCTGACGGACAAGGATGAGGCAGGTAGCCGATTTGCCTTCCGCATCAACGGCCGGGAAATCTTCTGCCGTGGCGCGAACTGGATTCCATCCGATGCGCTTTATTCGCTGACCAGCCGCGAAAAAACCGAAGACCTTCTATGTTCGGCCGTCGAGGCCAATATGAACATGATCCGCGTCTGGGGCGGCGGGTTTTACGAGGAAGACTGGTTCTACGATCTCTGTGACCGTCTCGGTCTTCTGGTCTGGCAGGATTTCATGTTCGCCTGCAACCTTTACCCCTGCAGCGAAGACTTTCTCGACAATGTCGAACACGAGGTCGACTATCAGGTAAAACGCCTGTCCTCCCATCCGTCCATCGCGCTCTGGTGCGGCGACAACGAATTGGTGGGTGCCCTCACCTGGTTCGAGGAGCCCCGCAACAACCGCGACCGTTATCTCGTGGCTTACGACCGCCTCAACCGCACTATCGAAAAGGCGCTGAAAAAAGCCGCCCCCGAAGCACTCTGGTGGCCCTCCAGCCCGGCTTCAGGCTACCTCGATTATGGTGATGCCTGGCATGCGGATGGTTCCGGCGACATGCATTACTGGTCCGTCTGGCACGAAAACAAATCGTTCGACAATTACCGCTCGGTCAAACCGCGCTTCTGCTCTGAATTCGGTTTTCAGTCCTACACCTCCATGCCTGTCATCCGCACCTATGCGGAAGAGAAAGACATGAACATCGCCTCCCCGGTGATCGAACTGCACCAGAAGAATGTCGGCGGCAATGAGCGCATTGCTGGCACCATGTTCCGCTATTTCCGCTTTCCGAAGGATTTCGAAAATTTCGTGTATCTGAGCCAGGTACAGCAGGCGCTGGCCATCCGAACCGCGGTCGACTACTGGCGCTCGCTGAAACCCCATTGCATGGGAACGCTCTATTGGCAGCTCAACGACACCTGGCCGGTTGCCTCATGGTCGAGCCTGGATTACGGCGGCGGCTGGAAGGCGCTGCATTATGCTGCCCGCCGGTTCTTCCAGCCGGTCTCGGTTTCCGCCATTCCCTCGGAAGACGGACGCCGGTTAAGTTTCTCCATGGTCAACGACACGGCGGAAGATGTCGAGATCGACATGAATATTGTCGCCCTCACGATGGAGGGTAACCGCGTGCCGCTGAAATCCGCCAACGGCACGTGCGCAACGGACAAGGCTGCGACGCTGACAGAAATCGACATGGACAGCCTGCCTGATGGTTCCATCCTTGCCTGGAACTTCATAGCATCCAACGGCATGACAGGCGAAGGCCATCATGTGCGCGACACCTACAAGTCTCTGGAGCTCCAGCCCGCTGGGCTGACGTTCTCCACTGCCACATTGAAAAACGGCCAGCTCGAAATCGATGTCACCGCAGCCGGTCTTGCCCTCTTCGTCATGCTGGAGGCCGATCAGCCCGGGCGTTATTCCGACAATCTGTTCGATCTCGCAGCGGGCGAAACACGCCGGATCATCTTCACCCCGAAGGCGGGCAGCGGGCAGCCGCAGTTCCGTATCTTCGATCTTTATACCTGCCAATCCTCGCATTGAAACCACGCGGCGAAAGGCTTAACCATCCTTAGCGGAACGGCAGGCAACGTTGCGCCTGCCCTCATCTTTCAAAGGTTTGCCGGCTTCTCCGGCAACCATTCATCAGCAAGTGGAGGAAGACCCATGGTTTGGCAACCGGCCGAAAACCGATATACATCCATGAAATACAATCATTGCGGAAAGACTGGCCTGAAGCTGCCGGCGATCTCGCTCGGGCTGTGGCACAATTTCGGCAACGACACACCGCACCAAACCAAACAGGCCATTTGCCGCCGCGCCTTTGACCTTGGCATTACCCATTTCGATCTCGCCAATAATTACGGTCCACCGCCTGGCAGCGCCGAAACCGCCTTCGGCGAAATCCTGAAGACGGATTTTAGAGGCTACCGCGATGAAATGATCATCTCGTCCAAGGCGGGCTATAACATGTGGCCCGGTCCCTACGGTGAGTGGGGCAGCCGCAAATATCTGATATCGTCCTGCGACCAGAGCCTGAAGCGCATGGGGCTGGACTACGTTGATATCTTCTACTCCCACCGTTTCGATCCCAACACGCCGCTTGAGGAAACCTGCGGCGCACTGGACCAGATCGTGCGCTCGGGCAAGGCGCTCTATGTCGGCATCTCGTCATACAACTCGAAACGCACCCGTGAGGCCGCCGCGATCCTGAAAGATCTCGGCACGCCCTGCATCATCCACCAGCCGAGCTACTCCATGATCAATCGCTGGATCGAGGAAGACGGTCTGGTCGAAACGCTGGAAGATCTTGGCATTGGCTCCATCGTCTTTTCGCCGCTGGCGCAGGGCATGCTGACGACGAAATATCTGGGTGGCGTGCCTGATGGTAGCCGTGCATCGCAGAGCAAGTCACTCAACCCCGCCTTCCTCAACGAGCGCAATGTCGAAAACATCCGCGCGCTCAATCGCATTGCCGAGCGGCGTGGCCAAACGCTCGCGCAGATGGCTATCGCCTGGGTACTGCGCGGTGGTCGCATCACGTCGGCGCTCATCGGTGCGAGCCGTGTCGAACAGGTCGAGGATTGCGTGAAGGCGCTCGACAATGCCGACTTCTCCACAGAGGAGCTTGCGGAAATCGACGGTTACGCGAAGGACGCGGATATCAACCTCTGGGCAAAATCCGCTGAACGCGTCTAATACTTGAAACAGGCTGCCCGGTTTCCAACGGGCAGCCTGATCGACGCAAAAACTGGACTGAAATCTCCAACAGAAAGATTAACGTCCCCGTCTAACCATTAACAACCATTACATAAATGTAATTTTAAATTCAGTTTCCGTTCATTCGTTTATTCGTAAGTTCTCCTTATCGAAACACGAGAGGAAACATTCATGAAAAAGTTCGTCACCATTCTTCTGGCTGCAACTGTTCTTGCTGCTCCAATGGCCCAGGCACAAAGCCGCCACGACGATCGTCATCGCGGTGTAACCGTCGAGCGTCACACGACCACCAAAAAGGTCATCGTCAAGAAGCACCGTTGGGATCGCGGTCAGCGCCTCTCGCCAGCAGAGCGTCGTCATTTCGTCGACCGCCGCGACTATCGCCGTTACCGCCTGGCAGAGCCGCGTCGCGACCAGCGCTGGGTACGCGTCGACAACCAGTTCCTGCTCATCAACGCCGTCACCGGCCTGATCGTCGGCCTTTCTGCGGCACGCTGAGTAAATCGACGGATGATATGAAAAAGGCCCGCTTGCGCGGGCCTTTTGTCGTTTATCGTTATAGCCGATCAGAAAATGTCGGCGCCGCTGCCCCACGGGCCATGCGGCTTGTCGACACCGTCGGTGCGTTCGAAGCCATGCGCCCCGAAGAAATCGCGCTGCGCCTGAATAAGGTTTGCGCTGCCGCGGGCGCGACGATAGGCGTCGAAATAACCAAGCGCGGAAGCGAGTGCCGAAACCGGCAGACCGGAGAGAACCGCGTAGGAAACGACACGGCGCAGGGCGGCGTCGGTGTCCTTGACGATGCCGGAGAAGGCAGGCGTCACGATGAGGTTGGCCACATGCGGATCCTTGGTGAAGGCCGAGGTGATCTCATCGAGGAATTCTGAGCGGATGATGCAGCCGGCGCGCCAGATGCGGGCGATCGTCGGCATCGGCAGGTTCCAGTTGAACTCCTTCGATGCGGCCGACATGACGGCAAAGCCCTGTGCGTAAGCACCGACCTTGGCGGCCAGAAGCGCGCTTTCCAGATCGGCGATAAAGGCCTTTTTGTCAGCCGGTGCAGCTGCAACGGTCGGCAGGCCGAAGATCTTCTCGGCAGCTTCGCGCTCGTCCTTCTGCGACGACAGGATACGGGCAGCCACGGCGGCCTCGATGGCAGTTGCGGCGACGCCCATGTTCTGCGCCTCGATAACCGACCACTTGCCTGTGCCCTTCTGGCCGGCCTTGTCGAGGATCAGATCGACCATCGGCTTGCCGGTGATCGGATCGGCAGCGCGCAGAACCTTCTCGGTGATTTCGATCAGGTAGGAGTTGAGACGGCCCTTGTTCCATTCACCGAATACATCGGCGATTTCAGACGCACTCATCTTCAGGCCGTCACGCAGGATGCCGTAGATTTCGGCGATCATCTGCATGTCGGCATATTCGATGCCGTTATGGATCGTCTTGACGAAATGACCGGCACCGTCGTTGCCGAGCCATGCCACGCACGGATCGTCATTATACTTGGCGGAAATGGAGGTCAGAACCTTCTCGACGCGCTTCCAGCTATCTTCGGTACCGCCGACCATGATCGACGGTCCGTGACGCGCACCTTCTTCACCGCCGGAAACGCCCATACCGATAAAGGTCAGACCGCTATCCTTCAGATTGTCGAAACGGCGGATCGTATCGCGGAAATTCGCATTGCCGGCGTCGATCATGATGTCGCCGTTCGAGAGATGCGGCTTCAGGATTTCCATCTGCTGGTCAACCGGATCGCCGGCCTTGATCATGATAATGATCGGGCGCGGAGGACGAATGGCGGCGACGAATTCCTCGATGGTTTCGCAAGGGATCAACTGCCCCTGCAAGTCCCCAGCCTCGGCGTAGAATTTTTTCGTCGCTTCAGGGGTTCGGTTGAATACGGCAATCTTGTTGCCCTTTTCCGCGATGTTCAACGCCAGGTTCGAGCCCATGACGCCGAGACCGATCAAACCGATTTCTGCCTGTTCCACGGATGTGCCTCCATCTTGCTTTTAGGTGGTCGTGTTGTGGCACTGTAATGAACAAACGGCAAGGCTAGGGGCGACTGAAACGATTAAATTTTGATGACGCAAATCAGCTTTGCATATTTGCGACAGGTCGGGGGAAGGTCGTAACCAATGCTCCTCCCCTAGGAAGGTCGTGGCCGGTCGTCGCCATCGTCCAGCGCTCGCCAGGCAGCGCCGTCCATATCCTCATATTGCCCTGATCGCACCGACCAGAGGAAGGCGAAAAGCCCGAGCGCTCCGAGAAACAGGGCGACGGGGATGAGATAGATCAACATGTTCATGCCGGTTGCGCCCCCTCGCCCGCAAATCCGGTCGGCACGCTCTGTTGCGCAGAAACGGCTTCAGCCGTTCCGGCAAGACGCAGCGCATTTGCAACAACGATGAGCGACGATGTCGACATGGCGATGGCCGCGATCATCGGCGTCGCATAACCGGCAATCGCAATCGGCACGGCAATGACATTGTAGCCGATGGCAAGCGCGAAGTTCTGCCGGATAAGCCGTCCGGCCCGCCGCGATGTCTCGATGGCGACAGGAACGGCATCCAGATTCTCGTGCATGAACACGAAGTCGGCGGCCTGCCGGCCGATATCGGCGGCTGTTGCCGGTGCCATCGAAACATGTGCTGCAGCCAGCGCCGGCGCATCATTGATACCGTCGCCCACCATCAGAACCTTGCGTCCCTCGCCTGCCAGTGCCCCACAGCGCCCCGCCTTGTCTTTCGGCGACAGGTCGGCGTTCCATTTCGCAATGCCCAGACGCTGCGCCATGGCCTTCACGGCCGGGACCCGGTCACCGGACACGATTTCCAGCACCAGTCCTCGCACAGAAAGGCTGCGCAGTGCCTGTACGGCGCCAGGACGCGGATTGTCCTCGAAACCGAAACTCGCCAGATACCCGCCGTCAAGCGAAAGCACCACTTCCGATCGCGCGTCGCCGTTTTCCATTTGCGATTCATCCGGGCAGGCAAAACGGCGGTTGCCAAGCCGGTAGGTTCCCGCCGGCGTGAGAGCCTCAACACCGGAGCCGGGAATTTCACGCACCGCTTCGTAGACCGGTAAAATTCCGCCATAGGCTGCATGCAGGGCTTTGGACAGCGGATGGCGTGAATGGGCGGCGAGGCCAGCCGCAATCGCCATCGTGGCGGGGTTCACGTCGCCGGTTTCCACCAGTCGCGGCTTCCCGACCGTCAAGGTACCTGTCTTGTCGAACAGCACGGTGTCGATTTCGGCCAGTCGCTCCATCGCCGAGCCTTCCTTGACCATGATGCCATGACGGAAGAGCCGGCCTGCCGCCACAACCTGCACCACCGGAACAGCAAGGCCAAGCGCACAGGGGCAGGTGATGATGAGAACCGCAATCGCGATCAGCATCGCCTGCTTCCAGTCACCGCCCAAAACGCCCCAACCGAGAAAGGTCATGAGAGCAAGAAGATGTACGACGGGCGAATAATAGCTCGCGGCACGGTCGGTAATCCGCCGATAGCGCGCCCGCCCCCCTTCCGCCGCCTCCATCAGCCCGATCACTTCCGACAGAAACGAATCCTTTGCCGATGCGGTCACCCGCGCGGCGAGCGAACCGGTGAGATTGAGCGTGCCTGCCTGAAGCAGATCACCCGCCTCCACCCGACGCGGCGCGCTTTCGCCGTTGACAATGGACATGTCGAGATCGCTGCTTCCGCTAATGACCATCGCATCCACCGCCACCCGGTCACCGGCAGCAATCGCAATCGTCATACCGGGTAGCACATCGCCAAGCGGGCGATATTCCCGCGTTCCGTCCTCACCGATAACGGTTGCGCCGCGTGGTGAAAGCCGGGCCAGGCCTGCAATTGCCGAGCGCGCCCTGTCACGCATGATATGGTCAAGCGTGCGGCCGATCAGCAGGAAGAACAGCAGCGACACGGTCGCGTCAAACCACGCATGTTCGCCATGATGAATCGTCTCCCACAGCGAGATTGCGTAGGATAGCGTGATGGCGAGCGCGATCGGCACATCCATATTGGTGCGGCCATGCTTCAGCGCATTCCAGGCCGACTGATAGAAGAACCGGCCGCCATAGATCAGCGCCGGCGCGGCAATCATCGCCGAAATCCAGTGGAACATGTCACGCGTCGCGGCATCGGCCCCGGACCAGACAGACACGGATAGAAGCATGATATTGGCGGAAGCAAAGCCGCACAGCGCCACCGCCCTGATCAGTTGCGAGCGCAACACGTCCGAAGCATCCTGTCCGCTCGCGAAAAGATGCGTCCGGTATCCGGTTGCAAGGATTGCGCGGGCAAGTTCGGCGGGATCTGTCCTGATGCCATCGACATACTCTTTCCAGACAATCGCCACCCGTTTTGAGGACAGGTTCACGCGCGCCTGCTCCACCTGGCGGAGACGGCGCAGCGCCGTTTCGATGGTGGTGATGCAGGCGCCGCAATAAACGCCGGGCACGCTGAGATCTGTCTGGCGCAGCCCCTGCCCCAGATCGCGGCTTGCCAGCATCAGCTCCTCTGATGATGGTGGGTTGACCGGTTCGCCGAGTTGAAGCGACCCTTCCGTTCCCGGTGCACAGCAGCTCATTGACGCCCCCTGATCACCGCGATCCGCGTGCCTTCATGCACGATGATCCTGCCGTCTTTTACGGCAGTGACCTCGACGATCCATTGGCCGGGCAGCATGTCATGCGGGCCGGTGAAGACCCCGGTAGACACCGGGGTCAGCTCCATGTCGAAATTCTGGTGCTCGCCGACCGGCCGGCGAAAACGCGCCGTTACCGAATCCGTATCCACAGGGCCGGTATCTGGATGAAACACCTCGTAGCGCACGGTCTTTTCATCCACCACCAGCCTGCCCTTGATGCCGGTGGCGGCCCTTGCCTTGGCGGCCTCGGCCTTGGCGTTGAACTGCTGGCTGGCAACATAGGTATTGGGCACCACCAGCCCGCTCCAGCTGGTGACAGCGTTCCAGGCCATCACCATGTTGACGGTGATGACGATGCCGAAAAACATCACCATAACACCCAGCATATGCCAGCCGGTGAAAATGAAACCGGACGTCTGGCGATTGGTCGTTGTCATTTTTTCACTCCCGGAGCGTTGAAGACGGCGTCGTAACGGGCCGTCTCATGGCCGCCCGTATCGCTGACGATGAATTCGAAATTTTCAGCAGCCCGTGCGACGTGACTGCCCGGCAGGGTGACGAACACCTTCAGCGTTGTCGCCTCGTCCGGTTCCACCATCACCTCGAAGCTGCGAGAGGCTGCATCCGGCACGCCGTTTATCTTCATTACCGCACTTGGAATGCCCTCTATCGTCAGGCTCATTAGGCGCGGTTGCGGCACCATGTTGAGGATGCGAACGGTATACCCGTTGCGGATCGAGCCATTCGATTCCAGCACATATTGCGGGTTGCGGTCGTGCAGCACATTCAGAGCCAGCCGCTCGCGCGTCACCAGCGCAAACAGCAAGCCGATGCCGACTGCAGCCCATATTGCCGTGTAAAGAAGCGTGCGCGGGCGAAAGACGATGCGCCAGTCGAAATGGCGAATGCTGTTTTTGAACCCGCCGTCCTCGTCGCGCACATTCGCAGGCCGGATTGCGTGCTGGCCGTTGCCGGTCGCAAGCGCCATGTTGGACTGGTATTCGGACAGCGTCGCATAGGCGATCAGCCCGCGTGGCTTACCAATCTTGTCCATCACCCCATCGCAGGCATCGATACAGAGCGCGCAGGTGATACATTCCAGCTGCTGCCCGTCTCTTATGTCGATGCCCATGGGACAGACTGCGACACAAGCATTGCAATCGACGCAATCGCCAACGCTCTCCCCTGTGGCCGCAGCCTTTTTGGCGTGCCTCGTGCGAGGTTCACCGCGCCAGTCATTATACGTCACGACCAGCGAGTTCTCATCCAGCATCGCCGCCTGAATGCGCGGCCAGGGACACATATAGGTACAGACCTGCTCCCGCATCAGCCCGCCGAAAACATAGGTCGTGGCGGTGAGTATCGCGACGGTCGTATAGGCGATCATCGGTGCCTGCCCCGTCATGAACTCTCTCGCCAGCGTCGGCGCATCGGCAAAATAGAAGATCCATGCCCCGCCGGTCAGAACGCCGATCACCAGCCAGATTGCGTGTTTCATCACCCGCTTGCGCAGCTTACCGAAAGTGAAAGGTGCTGCATCGAGCTTCATGCGGGCATTCCTGTCGCCCTCGATCGCCCGCTCGACGACCAGAAACAGGTCCACCCAGACGGTTTGCGGACAGGTATAACCACACCACGCGCGTCCCACGGCGGAGGTTATGAGAAACAACCCCAGACCCGCCATGACCAGCAATCCCGCGACGAAAAAGAACTCCTGCGGCCAGATTTCGATGAAGAAGAAATAAAAGCGCCGGTTGGCAATATCGATCAGCACCGCCTGGTCGGGCGCATAGGGACCGCGATCCCAGCGCAGAAACGGCGTCAGATAATAAATGCCGAGCGTGACCAGCATGACCAGCCACTTGAACCGCCGGAACCGGCCCTCCGCGCGCTTCGGGAAAATTTTCTTGCGCGCTTCATAAAGGGGTTTACGCGTTTTTGCGGAATTGACAGCCTCCGCTTCCAGCCTTTCGACGGGCTGTTGCGGGCGGTCCTGTCCGACGGGATAGATGTTCATGATTGCAGTCCGTTTTTATCTCCTTGCTTTCTCCCATCTCACCGGCGAAACATCCTTGACTTACATCAAGCGCGGACAAAGTGGCGCAGCCTGCGGCCTGCATTAACAGGGAGGATGAGATGCCAGTCATGCAGTCAAAAATCATTCATCTGTCGGTGGAAAAACCATGGAGCCATGTCTTTGA
This region of Agrobacterium tumefaciens genomic DNA includes:
- a CDS encoding beta-mannosidase produces the protein MQGPIMISSSTPETVIDLAGLWRLTSLEGDHTTDLTVPGDVHSALKNAGIIPDPYHGANENAVQWVAHRDWIIERTFILDDADASWYLDIDYLDTVAIVFVNDVPVLSSDNCFRRYRPDVSRAVRPGENTIRIHFHSNIAAGAERQARQPFYIPHHEGNSPIANGNMLRKPQCHFGWDWNIAIAPLGLYGKILLKRLDTARVEHVVTSQHHVEGGVELHVAITLFAEGPASLPLYLSLNDERLRLDCGVGAGETVVRHVFFVEEPALWWPAGSGEQTLYTLAVELPDETVTRRIGFRTIELLTDKDEAGSRFAFRINGREIFCRGANWIPSDALYSLTSREKTEDLLCSAVEANMNMIRVWGGGFYEEDWFYDLCDRLGLLVWQDFMFACNLYPCSEDFLDNVEHEVDYQVKRLSSHPSIALWCGDNELVGALTWFEEPRNNRDRYLVAYDRLNRTIEKALKKAAPEALWWPSSPASGYLDYGDAWHADGSGDMHYWSVWHENKSFDNYRSVKPRFCSEFGFQSYTSMPVIRTYAEEKDMNIASPVIELHQKNVGGNERIAGTMFRYFRFPKDFENFVYLSQVQQALAIRTAVDYWRSLKPHCMGTLYWQLNDTWPVASWSSLDYGGGWKALHYAARRFFQPVSVSAIPSEDGRRLSFSMVNDTAEDVEIDMNIVALTMEGNRVPLKSANGTCATDKAATLTEIDMDSLPDGSILAWNFIASNGMTGEGHHVRDTYKSLELQPAGLTFSTATLKNGQLEIDVTAAGLALFVMLEADQPGRYSDNLFDLAAGETRRIIFTPKAGSGQPQFRIFDLYTCQSSH
- the mgrA gene encoding L-glyceraldehyde 3-phosphate reductase, with product MVWQPAENRYTSMKYNHCGKTGLKLPAISLGLWHNFGNDTPHQTKQAICRRAFDLGITHFDLANNYGPPPGSAETAFGEILKTDFRGYRDEMIISSKAGYNMWPGPYGEWGSRKYLISSCDQSLKRMGLDYVDIFYSHRFDPNTPLEETCGALDQIVRSGKALYVGISSYNSKRTREAAAILKDLGTPCIIHQPSYSMINRWIEEDGLVETLEDLGIGSIVFSPLAQGMLTTKYLGGVPDGSRASQSKSLNPAFLNERNVENIRALNRIAERRGQTLAQMAIAWVLRGGRITSALIGASRVEQVEDCVKALDNADFSTEELAEIDGYAKDADINLWAKSAERV
- a CDS encoding RcnB family protein, translating into MKKFVTILLAATVLAAPMAQAQSRHDDRHRGVTVERHTTTKKVIVKKHRWDRGQRLSPAERRHFVDRRDYRRYRLAEPRRDQRWVRVDNQFLLINAVTGLIVGLSAAR
- the gndA gene encoding NADP-dependent phosphogluconate dehydrogenase, producing MEQAEIGLIGLGVMGSNLALNIAEKGNKIAVFNRTPEATKKFYAEAGDLQGQLIPCETIEEFVAAIRPPRPIIIMIKAGDPVDQQMEILKPHLSNGDIMIDAGNANFRDTIRRFDNLKDSGLTFIGMGVSGGEEGARHGPSIMVGGTEDSWKRVEKVLTSISAKYNDDPCVAWLGNDGAGHFVKTIHNGIEYADMQMIAEIYGILRDGLKMSASEIADVFGEWNKGRLNSYLIEITEKVLRAADPITGKPMVDLILDKAGQKGTGKWSVIEAQNMGVAATAIEAAVAARILSSQKDEREAAEKIFGLPTVAAAPADKKAFIADLESALLAAKVGAYAQGFAVMSAASKEFNWNLPMPTIARIWRAGCIIRSEFLDEITSAFTKDPHVANLIVTPAFSGIVKDTDAALRRVVSYAVLSGLPVSALASALGYFDAYRRARGSANLIQAQRDFFGAHGFERTDGVDKPHGPWGSGADIF
- the ccoS gene encoding cbb3-type cytochrome oxidase assembly protein CcoS is translated as MNMLIYLIPVALFLGALGLFAFLWSVRSGQYEDMDGAAWRALDDGDDRPRPS
- a CDS encoding cation-translocating P-type ATPase, with translation MSCCAPGTEGSLQLGEPVNPPSSEELMLASRDLGQGLRQTDLSVPGVYCGACITTIETALRRLRQVEQARVNLSSKRVAIVWKEYVDGIRTDPAELARAILATGYRTHLFASGQDASDVLRSQLIRAVALCGFASANIMLLSVSVWSGADAATRDMFHWISAMIAAPALIYGGRFFYQSAWNALKHGRTNMDVPIALAITLSYAISLWETIHHGEHAWFDATVSLLFFLLIGRTLDHIMRDRARSAIAGLARLSPRGATVIGEDGTREYRPLGDVLPGMTIAIAAGDRVAVDAMVISGSSDLDMSIVNGESAPRRVEAGDLLQAGTLNLTGSLAARVTASAKDSFLSEVIGLMEAAEGGRARYRRITDRAASYYSPVVHLLALMTFLGWGVLGGDWKQAMLIAIAVLIITCPCALGLAVPVVQVVAAGRLFRHGIMVKEGSAMERLAEIDTVLFDKTGTLTVGKPRLVETGDVNPATMAIAAGLAAHSRHPLSKALHAAYGGILPVYEAVREIPGSGVEALTPAGTYRLGNRRFACPDESQMENGDARSEVVLSLDGGYLASFGFEDNPRPGAVQALRSLSVRGLVLEIVSGDRVPAVKAMAQRLGIAKWNADLSPKDKAGRCGALAGEGRKVLMVGDGINDAPALAAAHVSMAPATAADIGRQAADFVFMHENLDAVPVAIETSRRAGRLIRQNFALAIGYNVIAVPIAIAGYATPMIAAIAMSTSSLIVVANALRLAGTAEAVSAQQSVPTGFAGEGAQPA
- a CDS encoding FixH family protein, which gives rise to MTTTNRQTSGFIFTGWHMLGVMVMFFGIVITVNMVMAWNAVTSWSGLVVPNTYVASQQFNAKAEAAKARAATGIKGRLVVDEKTVRYEVFHPDTGPVDTDSVTARFRRPVGEHQNFDMELTPVSTGVFTGPHDMLPGQWIVEVTAVKDGRIIVHEGTRIAVIRGRQ
- the ccoG gene encoding cytochrome c oxidase accessory protein CcoG; the encoded protein is MNIYPVGQDRPQQPVERLEAEAVNSAKTRKPLYEARKKIFPKRAEGRFRRFKWLVMLVTLGIYYLTPFLRWDRGPYAPDQAVLIDIANRRFYFFFIEIWPQEFFFVAGLLVMAGLGLFLITSAVGRAWCGYTCPQTVWVDLFLVVERAIEGDRNARMKLDAAPFTFGKLRKRVMKHAIWLVIGVLTGGAWIFYFADAPTLAREFMTGQAPMIAYTTVAILTATTYVFGGLMREQVCTYMCPWPRIQAAMLDENSLVVTYNDWRGEPRTRHAKKAAATGESVGDCVDCNACVAVCPMGIDIRDGQQLECITCALCIDACDGVMDKIGKPRGLIAYATLSEYQSNMALATGNGQHAIRPANVRDEDGGFKNSIRHFDWRIVFRPRTLLYTAIWAAVGIGLLFALVTRERLALNVLHDRNPQYVLESNGSIRNGYTVRILNMVPQPRLMSLTIEGIPSAVMKINGVPDAASRSFEVMVEPDEATTLKVFVTLPGSHVARAAENFEFIVSDTGGHETARYDAVFNAPGVKK